From Lagenorhynchus albirostris chromosome 10, mLagAlb1.1, whole genome shotgun sequence, the proteins below share one genomic window:
- the PSORS1C2 gene encoding LOW QUALITY PROTEIN: psoriasis susceptibility 1 candidate gene 2 protein (The sequence of the model RefSeq protein was modified relative to this genomic sequence to represent the inferred CDS: deleted 1 base in 1 codon), translated as MEVVREGISGSRDHPSPSSTEPSEEGPPTLPQGPPIPGDPWPGVPPLFEDLPPPGPSRPWRDLPESGVWPPVPPRTDPPQPPRPDDPWPAGPQPPENPWPPASKVGHGSQEEPDLDPPQEEYRQWIPQRHPGPLPSSPSLPF; from the exons ATGGAGGTGGTGCGGGAAG GCATCTCAGGCAGCAGAGACCATCCATCTCCCTCATCCACAGAGCCCTCAGAGGAGGGCCCCCCAACATTGCCTCAGGGCCCCCCAATCCCTGGTGACCCCTGGCCAGGGGTACCCCCTCTCTTTGAGGACCTTCCACCTCCAGGCCCCAGTCGTCCCTGGAGAGACCTGCCTGAAtctggagtctggcctcctgtaCCCCCTAGAACTGATCCCCCTCAACCTCCCCGGCCTGATGACCCCTGGCCAGCAGGACCCCAGCCTCCAGAAAACCCCTGG CCACCTGCCTCTAAGGTGGGCCACGGATCTCAGGAGGAGCCAGATCTTGACCCACCCCAGGAGGAGTACAGACAATGGATCCCCCAGAGGCATCCTGGGCCTCTGCCCTCAAGCCCATCTCTACCCTTCTGA